One part of the Sorangiineae bacterium MSr11954 genome encodes these proteins:
- a CDS encoding class I SAM-dependent methyltransferase, whose amino-acid sequence MVADRAPKVESTAERVALWRALHVQLDAAPHVLEDEIGLRLVAPAEDWRDRFDMNPAFTRSFRASIVARARFIEDLAEEQAARGVHQYVILGAGLDTFAQRRPEIAAKLRVFEVDQPGPQAWKRQRLLELGYGIPEWLKLVPVDFEAGESWWDSLTKAGFDAGQPAVVASTGVSMYLTRDAIAATLRQVAALAPRSTLAMTYMLPIELADPEERPGRLKAEAGAAASGTPFISFFAPEEIRALARECGFKEARCVSGADLTQRYFAGRSDGLRPAVSEELLVATT is encoded by the coding sequence ATGGTGGCTGATCGCGCTCCGAAGGTCGAGAGCACGGCGGAGCGCGTGGCTTTGTGGCGGGCCTTGCACGTCCAGCTCGATGCGGCGCCGCACGTGCTCGAGGACGAAATAGGCCTCCGGCTGGTGGCGCCGGCGGAGGATTGGCGCGACCGTTTCGACATGAACCCGGCGTTCACCCGAAGCTTCCGCGCCTCCATCGTGGCCCGCGCGCGCTTCATCGAAGATCTGGCGGAGGAGCAAGCGGCGCGCGGCGTTCACCAGTACGTCATCCTCGGGGCCGGCCTCGACACGTTCGCCCAACGCAGGCCCGAGATCGCCGCGAAGCTGCGCGTGTTCGAGGTCGATCAGCCGGGTCCCCAAGCTTGGAAGCGGCAGCGGCTGCTGGAGCTGGGGTATGGCATTCCCGAGTGGCTAAAGCTCGTACCGGTCGACTTCGAGGCTGGCGAATCGTGGTGGGACTCGCTCACCAAAGCCGGCTTCGACGCGGGCCAGCCGGCGGTCGTCGCCTCCACGGGGGTCAGCATGTACCTTACGAGGGACGCCATCGCCGCCACCTTGCGCCAAGTCGCGGCGCTGGCCCCGCGCTCCACCTTGGCCATGACGTACATGCTGCCCATCGAGCTCGCCGATCCCGAAGAGCGGCCCGGGCGCCTGAAGGCGGAGGCCGGCGCGGCGGCCTCCGGCACGCCGTTCATCAGCTTCTTCGCGCCCGAGGAGATCCGGGCGTTGGCCCGCGAATGCGGCTTCAAAGAGGCCCGGTGTGTGTCGGGCGCCGATCTCACGCAGCGCTACTTCGCCGGTCGATCGGACGGACTTCGGCCGGCGGTCTCGGAGGAGCTGTTGGTCGCGACCACATAG
- a CDS encoding heparan-alpha-glucosaminide N-acetyltransferase domain-containing protein produces MARMMDPQVETRQGPPWPDQGERAPAEARPIAKAEARPIAKAARVDAVDLLRGVVMIVMAIDHSRDFFSGAMFDPTDLKKTTPALFFTRIVTHICAPTFMLLAGTGAYLSLSRGKSRAEVSRFLWTRGLALVIAEETIMRIAWRFKLYGLPIDGSTMWGLGWSMIALSALIHLPIRGMAVVGAAMVLFHNLLDSFTGESWGPLRFIWVFLHGGFVGTPERPILWVGYSLIPWAGVMALGYAMGPIVRGDPARRRRFFFYTGLSLTFGFMVLRFTNVYGDRHPWSPQASPILTVMSFLTTEKYPPSLLFLTMTLGPMLLLLSALDGLKGRVANWLLIYGRVPLFYYLAHIFLLHIMAFVLAYAVDKPLPWTPAWALSGPPIANYGWDLPMVYLMWLAAVAALYPACKWYMGLKRRSSFWLLGYL; encoded by the coding sequence ATGGCCCGCATGATGGATCCGCAGGTCGAGACGAGACAGGGGCCACCATGGCCCGATCAGGGTGAGCGCGCGCCGGCCGAGGCGCGGCCGATCGCCAAAGCCGAGGCGCGGCCGATCGCCAAGGCGGCGCGGGTGGACGCCGTGGATCTGCTTCGCGGGGTGGTGATGATCGTGATGGCCATCGACCACTCGCGCGACTTTTTCAGCGGCGCCATGTTCGATCCTACGGATCTGAAAAAGACCACGCCGGCGCTCTTTTTCACCCGGATCGTGACCCACATTTGCGCCCCCACCTTCATGCTCCTGGCGGGGACAGGGGCCTACCTCTCGCTGTCGCGTGGAAAGAGCCGCGCCGAGGTCTCCCGGTTCCTCTGGACCCGCGGCCTGGCGCTCGTGATCGCCGAGGAGACGATCATGCGCATCGCGTGGCGGTTCAAGCTCTACGGCCTCCCCATCGACGGGAGCACCATGTGGGGCCTCGGTTGGTCGATGATCGCGCTGAGCGCGTTGATTCATCTGCCCATCCGCGGGATGGCGGTGGTCGGCGCGGCCATGGTGCTCTTTCACAACTTGCTCGACTCCTTTACGGGCGAGAGTTGGGGTCCGCTGCGGTTCATTTGGGTATTTCTCCACGGCGGCTTCGTTGGCACACCGGAGCGCCCCATCCTCTGGGTTGGGTATTCGCTCATCCCCTGGGCGGGGGTGATGGCGTTGGGTTATGCGATGGGTCCCATCGTGCGCGGAGATCCCGCGCGGCGGCGCCGCTTCTTCTTCTATACCGGCCTGTCGCTCACCTTCGGCTTCATGGTCTTGCGCTTCACCAATGTGTATGGCGATCGGCACCCCTGGTCCCCCCAGGCGAGCCCCATCCTCACGGTGATGTCCTTTCTCACCACCGAGAAGTATCCACCCTCGCTGCTCTTCCTCACGATGACCCTGGGGCCGATGCTGCTCCTGCTCTCCGCGCTCGACGGCTTGAAGGGGCGCGTGGCCAATTGGCTTCTCATCTACGGGCGGGTGCCGCTCTTTTACTACTTGGCGCACATTTTCTTGCTTCACATCATGGCCTTCGTGCTGGCATATGCCGTCGATAAACCCCTGCCATGGACCCCGGCTTGGGCCCTCTCGGGGCCGCCCATCGCCAACTACGGCTGGGATTTGCCCATGGTCTATCTCATGTGGCTGGCGGCGGTGGCGGCGCTCTACCCTGCATGCAAATGGTACATGGGGCTCAAACGCCGTAGCAGCTTCTGGCTGTTGGGATATCTGTAG
- a CDS encoding ribbon-helix-helix protein, CopG family — protein sequence MADDVKQFNVYLPTELIREVKHHAVETEQSLSAIVAAALRAYLDDRRSKRRKHGD from the coding sequence ATGGCCGACGACGTGAAACAATTCAACGTGTACCTGCCGACCGAGCTGATTCGGGAGGTCAAACATCACGCCGTCGAGACCGAGCAATCGCTATCGGCCATCGTGGCGGCCGCCCTGCGCGCCTACCTCGACGACCGGCGATCCAAACGGAGGAAGCATGGAGACTGA